From Humisphaera borealis, the proteins below share one genomic window:
- a CDS encoding M48 family metalloprotease: protein MPVLTRPRRGAARLNISVIIALGIAVFGVIKFLSTSQVNPVTGEKQRVSLTPQQEVALGLQSAPQMAQQMGGLVPKSDPRSQFVTAVGQKLVAAIGKDHPWKFQFHLLADTKTVNAFALPGGQCFITLALFNQLQNEAQLAGVMGHEIGHVIHRHSAERIAKGDLGRSLVTAVGVGASGSDGGQFAHMAAAVTADMIQKSYGRDAELESDHYGVEYMTKAGYDPREMIGVMEILKKASGGGSRPEFTSTHPDPGNRAQQISEQVKQLFPQGVPPTLTKGAALKDGRPGGPAQSAPW from the coding sequence ATGCCAGTTCTTACCCGACCCCGCCGCGGCGCGGCCCGGCTCAACATCAGCGTCATCATCGCGCTGGGCATCGCCGTGTTTGGCGTCATCAAGTTTCTGTCCACCAGCCAGGTCAACCCGGTGACCGGCGAGAAGCAGCGCGTCTCGCTGACGCCTCAGCAGGAAGTGGCCCTGGGCTTGCAGTCGGCCCCGCAGATGGCGCAACAGATGGGGGGCCTTGTGCCCAAGAGCGATCCGCGGTCGCAGTTCGTCACCGCAGTCGGCCAGAAACTGGTCGCGGCGATCGGCAAGGATCACCCCTGGAAGTTTCAGTTTCACCTGTTGGCCGACACCAAAACGGTGAATGCTTTCGCGCTTCCCGGCGGACAGTGCTTCATCACCCTCGCGCTGTTCAACCAGTTGCAGAACGAGGCGCAACTCGCCGGCGTGATGGGGCATGAAATCGGCCACGTTATTCACCGCCATTCCGCCGAGCGGATCGCCAAAGGGGATCTGGGCCGATCGCTGGTAACGGCGGTCGGGGTCGGCGCGAGCGGCAGCGACGGCGGCCAGTTCGCCCACATGGCCGCCGCCGTCACCGCGGACATGATTCAGAAAAGCTACGGCCGCGACGCCGAACTCGAAAGCGATCACTACGGCGTCGAATACATGACCAAGGCCGGTTACGACCCGCGCGAGATGATCGGCGTGATGGAGATCCTCAAGAAAGCCAGCGGCGGCGGGAGCCGGCCGGAGTTCACCAGCACCCACCCCGACCCCGGCAATCGCGCCCAGCAGATCAGCGAGCAGGTCAAACAGTTATTCCCGCAAGGCGTGCCCCCCACGCTGACCAAAGGCGCAGCACTGAAGGACGGCCGCCCCGGCGGCCCGGCCCAAAGTGCGCCGTGGTAG